The following coding sequences are from one Bradyrhizobium sp. 200 window:
- a CDS encoding ribonucleoside-diphosphate reductase subunit alpha encodes MSLSLDREATAAPFMHLRPEPLAASGAQPPMQVIRRNGTVSRFDASKISVAMTKAFLAVEGHTAAASRRVHEIVEQMTAEVVGALSRRMSEGRTFHIEDVQDQVELALMRSEHHKVARAYVLYREERTRQRAGQEAANAAQPSGEPALRVTLASGEQVPLDIARLTLIIEEACVGLEGASAAAVLTETQRNLYDGIGEGELALASVMAARTLVEQEPNYAYVSARLLLDKLRTEVLSFVLGAPTSASQADMAVRYGEYFPAYIKTGIKAELLDPDLARFDLKKLAAALKPERDLAFQFLGLQTLYDRYFLHERGNRIELPQAFFMRVAMGLALREIDREARAIEFYDLLSSFDFMASTPTLFNSGTLRPQLSSCFLTTVADDLDGIFKSVKDNALLAKYSGGLGNDWTRVRGLGAHIKGTNGESQGVVPFLKVANDTAIAVNQGGKRKGAVCAYLETWHIDIEEFLDLRKNTGDDRRRTHDMNTANWVPDLFMQRVEQDGEWTLFSPDETPDLHDLYGQPFAERYAFYEAKAARGEIRVFKQVRATDLWRKMLTMLFETGHPWITFKDPCNLRSPQRHAGVIHSSNLCTEITLNTSDDETAVCNLGSINLLNHVRDERLDEPRLKRSVTTAMRMLDNVIDINFYTIPEARRSNLRHRPVGLGLMGFQDALQALRIAMASDAAVAFADASMEIISYYAISASVDLAAERGRYPSFEGSLWSRGILPIDSIGLLAEARGGLAMDRGMTLDWDRLRERVKSTGMRNSNVMAIAPTATISNICGVAQSIEPAYQNLYVKSNMSGDFTVVNEFLVRDLKARGLWDEVMVNDLKYFDGSVGAIDRIPDDIKALYATAFEIDSAWLIEAASRRQKWIDQSQSLNLYIANPSGKKLDALYRLAWARGLKTTYYLRSRSATHVEKSTLRGTDGKLNAVAAAPVLSAVAPIIVPSAITAPDLSGAVACSIDNPECEACQ; translated from the coding sequence ATGTCACTCTCTCTCGATCGCGAAGCCACTGCCGCTCCATTTATGCATCTCCGCCCCGAACCGCTTGCCGCGTCGGGAGCGCAGCCTCCGATGCAGGTGATCCGCCGTAACGGCACGGTTTCCAGATTCGACGCCAGCAAGATTTCGGTCGCGATGACCAAGGCCTTTCTCGCGGTCGAGGGCCACACTGCGGCCGCTTCCCGCCGCGTGCATGAAATCGTCGAGCAAATGACTGCGGAAGTCGTCGGCGCACTGTCGCGCCGGATGAGCGAGGGCCGCACCTTTCATATCGAGGATGTGCAGGACCAGGTCGAACTGGCCCTGATGCGCAGCGAGCATCACAAGGTCGCGCGCGCCTATGTGCTGTATCGCGAGGAGCGCACGCGGCAGCGCGCCGGGCAGGAAGCGGCTAACGCCGCCCAGCCGTCGGGCGAGCCTGCGCTGCGCGTCACGCTGGCCAGCGGCGAGCAGGTCCCGCTCGACATCGCGCGCCTGACGCTGATCATCGAAGAGGCCTGCGTCGGTCTCGAGGGCGCCAGCGCCGCTGCCGTGCTCACTGAGACGCAGCGCAATCTCTATGACGGCATCGGCGAGGGCGAACTGGCGCTGGCTTCGGTGATGGCGGCGCGCACGCTGGTGGAGCAGGAGCCAAACTACGCCTATGTCAGCGCGCGGCTATTGCTCGACAAGCTGCGCACTGAGGTGCTGTCATTCGTGCTTGGTGCGCCGACCAGCGCGTCGCAGGCCGATATGGCCGTGCGCTACGGCGAATATTTCCCGGCCTACATCAAGACCGGCATCAAGGCCGAACTGCTCGACCCCGATCTGGCGCGCTTCGACCTGAAAAAGCTCGCCGCGGCGCTGAAGCCGGAGCGCGATCTGGCGTTCCAGTTTTTGGGGCTGCAAACGCTGTACGACCGCTATTTCCTGCATGAGCGTGGCAACCGCATCGAACTGCCGCAGGCGTTCTTCATGCGCGTCGCCATGGGCCTTGCGCTGCGCGAGATCGACCGCGAGGCGCGCGCCATCGAGTTCTACGATTTGCTGTCGTCCTTCGACTTCATGGCCTCGACGCCGACGCTGTTCAATTCGGGAACGCTGCGGCCGCAATTGTCGTCCTGTTTTCTCACCACCGTTGCCGACGATCTCGACGGCATCTTCAAGTCGGTCAAGGACAACGCGCTCTTGGCGAAATATTCCGGCGGGCTCGGCAACGACTGGACCCGCGTGCGCGGGCTCGGCGCCCACATCAAGGGCACCAATGGCGAAAGCCAGGGCGTGGTGCCGTTCCTCAAAGTCGCGAACGACACCGCGATCGCGGTCAACCAGGGCGGCAAGCGCAAGGGTGCGGTCTGCGCCTATCTCGAGACCTGGCACATCGACATCGAGGAATTTTTGGACCTGCGCAAGAACACCGGCGACGACCGCCGCCGCACCCATGACATGAACACCGCGAACTGGGTGCCTGATCTTTTCATGCAGCGCGTCGAGCAGGACGGCGAGTGGACCTTGTTCTCGCCGGACGAGACGCCCGACCTGCACGACCTCTACGGCCAGCCCTTCGCCGAGCGCTATGCGTTCTATGAGGCAAAGGCGGCGCGGGGCGAAATCCGCGTATTCAAGCAGGTTCGCGCCACGGATCTCTGGCGCAAGATGCTGACCATGCTGTTCGAGACCGGGCATCCCTGGATCACGTTCAAGGATCCCTGCAATCTGCGCTCACCGCAGCGCCATGCCGGCGTCATCCATTCCTCGAATCTCTGCACCGAAATCACGCTCAATACCTCCGACGATGAGACCGCCGTCTGCAATCTCGGCTCGATCAACCTGCTCAATCATGTGCGGGACGAGCGGCTGGATGAACCGCGGCTGAAGCGCAGCGTGACCACGGCGATGCGAATGCTCGACAACGTCATCGACATCAATTTCTACACTATCCCCGAGGCGCGCCGCTCGAACCTGCGGCACCGCCCGGTCGGTCTCGGACTGATGGGATTCCAGGACGCGCTGCAGGCGTTGCGGATCGCGATGGCTTCCGATGCGGCCGTTGCCTTCGCCGATGCCAGCATGGAGATAATTTCCTATTATGCGATCTCGGCCTCTGTCGATCTGGCTGCCGAGCGCGGACGCTATCCGTCTTTCGAAGGCTCGCTGTGGAGCCGGGGCATTTTGCCGATCGATTCGATCGGGCTGCTGGCGGAAGCCCGCGGCGGCCTCGCGATGGACCGCGGCATGACGCTCGATTGGGATCGTTTGCGCGAGCGCGTCAAATCGACCGGCATGCGCAATTCCAACGTGATGGCGATCGCGCCGACGGCGACCATTTCCAACATCTGCGGCGTGGCGCAGTCGATCGAGCCCGCCTACCAGAACCTCTATGTCAAATCCAACATGTCCGGCGACTTCACCGTAGTGAACGAGTTTCTGGTGCGCGACCTCAAGGCGCGCGGGCTGTGGGACGAGGTGATGGTCAACGACCTCAAATATTTCGACGGCAGCGTTGGCGCCATCGATCGCATTCCCGACGACATCAAGGCGCTCTACGCCACCGCCTTCGAGATCGACAGCGCCTGGCTGATCGAGGCGGCCTCGCGGCGGCAGAAATGGATCGACCAGTCGCAGTCGCTCAACCTCTATATCGCCAACCCCTCGGGCAAGAAGCTCGATGCGCTCTATCGGCTGGCCTGGGCGCGCGGGCTGAAGACGACCTATTACCTGCGCTCGCGCAGTGCGACGCATGTCGAAAAATCCACGCTCCGGGGCACCGACGGCAAGCTCAACGCCGTCGCGGCTGCGCCCGTGCTGTCGGCGGTCGCGCCGATCATCGTCCCGTCCGCGATCACGGCGCCTGACCTGTCCGGCGCGGTGGCGTGCTCCATCGACAATCCCGAATGCGAAGCCTGCCAGTAA
- a CDS encoding ribonucleotide-diphosphate reductase subunit beta: MLDWSEPAASLHRMPPTLVAQTIIDQTGLGVIDRSGGRVSVDDKRMINCRADVNQLLPLKYKWAWEKYLAGCNNHWMPTEVSMQADIALWKSRDGLTEDERRAIKRNLGFFAASESLVANNIVLAIYRHLTNPECRQYLLRQSFEEAVHTHTFQYIVESLGLDEGELFNMYREVPSITDKAAWALKHTQHLDDPDFKTGTPEADQAFLRDLVAFYVIFEGMWFYTGFAQILSLGRRNKMVGIAEQYQYILRDESIHLNFGIDVINQIKIENPHLWTKAFQDEVRAMVREAAELEAAYGRDTMPRGFLGLNAALCESYMHFIANRRCAQLGLARVFDETENPFPWMSEAMDLKKEKNFFETRVIEYQNGGALSWE; encoded by the coding sequence ATGCTCGACTGGTCAGAACCCGCTGCGTCCCTACATCGCATGCCGCCTACCTTGGTGGCGCAAACCATTATTGATCAAACCGGCCTCGGCGTCATCGACCGCAGCGGCGGCAGGGTATCCGTGGACGATAAGCGGATGATCAACTGCCGCGCCGACGTCAATCAACTGCTGCCGCTGAAATACAAATGGGCATGGGAAAAGTACCTCGCCGGCTGTAACAATCACTGGATGCCGACCGAAGTCTCGATGCAGGCCGACATCGCGCTGTGGAAATCGCGCGACGGCCTCACCGAGGATGAACGCCGCGCGATCAAGCGCAACCTCGGCTTCTTCGCGGCTTCCGAAAGCCTCGTCGCCAACAACATCGTGCTGGCGATCTATCGCCATCTGACCAATCCGGAATGCCGGCAGTACCTGCTGCGGCAGTCCTTCGAGGAGGCCGTTCACACCCACACCTTCCAGTACATCGTCGAAAGCCTCGGCCTCGACGAGGGGGAGCTGTTCAACATGTACCGCGAGGTACCCTCGATCACCGACAAGGCGGCGTGGGCGCTGAAACATACCCAGCATCTCGACGATCCCGATTTCAAGACGGGCACGCCGGAGGCCGACCAGGCGTTCCTGCGCGATCTCGTCGCCTTCTACGTCATCTTCGAGGGCATGTGGTTCTATACGGGATTTGCCCAGATCCTCTCGCTCGGCCGCCGCAACAAGATGGTCGGCATCGCGGAGCAGTACCAGTACATCCTGCGCGATGAATCGATTCACCTGAACTTCGGCATCGACGTCATCAACCAGATCAAGATCGAGAATCCGCATCTGTGGACCAAAGCCTTTCAGGACGAAGTCCGCGCCATGGTGCGCGAGGCGGCTGAACTGGAGGCAGCCTATGGCCGGGACACCATGCCGCGCGGCTTCCTCGGCCTGAACGCGGCGTTGTGCGAGAGCTACATGCACTTCATCGCCAACCGCCGCTGCGCGCAGCTTGGGCTGGCCCGGGTGTTCGACGAGACCGAGAATCCGTTTCCGTGGATGTCGGAGGCGATGGACCTGAAGAAGGAGAAGAACTTCTTCGAGACACGGGTGATCGAATATCAGAACGGCGGCGCGCTGAGCTGGGAGTAG